The genomic window CTGCAATTTCCGTCCAACACTCATTCCCACTATTAAACCTTGCTTTTTGAAAATTTGGCCGGGGAAAAATTTCATTCCAAATACTTTAGGGAAATATTTGACATGTGTTTGGTTAACTAGAGCTAATGGAATGTTCACTACCATTAAAAAATGCAGGAAGCCGTGCATACTCAGATTTGGgtgtttgatttgaaaatacaacATTTTTTGTTGAGATATTTGAAAAAGAACCAAACTACAAATGCTTATAACCTGTTAAAGTTTTTAGCTTAAATAGTATCGTTGTAGGGAATATGTTGTCTTTGCTTTAAGGAACATACTTTCCGTATCTGTTCACCTAATAGATTTGCATTACTTTATCATTTATACATGAAAGGTTAATCTTCTGTTATAGGAATTTGTTCTAAATTGTATTGTCTGAATATTTGGTCTCTTACTTTGTGATTTATACTCTGATATCATGACCTTGTTCTTAAAGGTTTCTCCTCAACTTAAACCTCAGTGGATATTTGGCTCATGAGCTGGGTCTCCTTTCTCATTTGAAGATATTGTAAGTCATAGCATTATCTCAGTTAAATATTTCAGAACTCAGCAGATGGCCGTATCTCATATCTCAGTAGATAGTAATATCTCATCTTCctgaaacaaatatttaaatggccTATCTGTTATAGAAATTAGTAACCGTTTTTCTATCTCAACTTAGAGGTTTAATGACAGGCTTTATCCTGTTTTTATGAAGGGATGTTATGTGGAACAACATAAGCGGAAGTATTCCAAAGGAGATTGGGAACATTACATCATTGGAACTTCTGTAAGTAGAGTGCTTCATATTACCTCCGCTCAACTACATGCTTTTATATGGTGGCTATTTTTCAAATAGCACCAAATATTAGTTATTTAAGTCATTGCTGTCTCAGTAATGAGCTAGAAACTCAAAGATTACAATTTATTGtacattaaaattttgtttataagaTATGATGCAAATGACCTTGTGACTAGTGATTGTTTACGTAAGAATAGTCTGCATGTCattgttattatataattatgtttttttgcagGCTGTTGAGTGGAAACCAGCTTTCTGGATCTTTACCTGCAGAGCTTGGGTACCTTTCCAACTTGAAAAGGATGCAGATTGACCAAAACCACATATCCGCGTCAATTCCTGAATCATTTGCAAGCTTGAACAGAGTGGTGCATTTGTAAGTGGCTTTTTTGGTCTCATTGCTGCTTTTAGTTATCAACAGTACTTGTCCTGATGTGTTTTCTCTTTCCTTGCTCAGGCACATGAATAATAACTCACTAAGTGGTCAAATTCCACAAGAATTATCCAGGCTAAAATGCCTACTTCACCTGTATGTTAGAAGTCAAGCCATCTTATTCTTGTTCtagtgattttattattttggctATGCCctatttcttctccttttttgaaCACATGAAAACTTTCAGGCTGCTGGACAACAATAATTTATCTGGTTTTCTTCCTTCAGAACTTTCAAAGCTGCCCATTTTGCAAATTCTGTATGTGCTCATTGAAATAAATTGTGCTTGAGTAATAGGTttattattcttgtttgttttattgatgCATACCCCAATCAGTCGTACACGAATTGGTATTTGGTTCAGACTATGTGTCCTCAACTTCAAATCTAACAAATTTTATGATTAATGTTGCATGATTTATgtatttagttaattaatttcattaattccaCTATTAATTAATTGACCACTAGTGTTCTAAAGTTATCTAAACTGCATATTGaattttatgatagtgtttgttttttattttattttatgaattcctactttaattgatttaattaatattaaactcGTTTTTTAATTAACTGTGAAACAGTCTCAGTCATCAaccaatttataattatttatttatagatgatattattcatttttgagATTTACAATGTCAATTTTAATAATACACATTAATATTGCGAGCTATGTTCCTTTATATTAATTGGTTATGTGGtccttttaattaatgaaaaaaatggtgTACAATTTCCTATTTTTCCTGTTTTATTAAGCCGTGGGGAAGCACCACAGCACAATGGAGTTTTTATattctctttgatttttttggcaATGTTGGCTATAATTGGTGCAAGCCAGACTATATTGTAGCAAATGTCAAATTCACTCATTAAATTTTGGGTTGTCTTCAAATGAACCAGTTAAGTTTAAGAATGGGTAAAGCATAAATATTTTACCAAGTGAAGTTGAGGTGATCAGTTAAAGAAATTCATATGGTAATGAAATTCACATTATAAACTTCTTTCTGGATTTGTTAAATAATCTGCTGAAGGAGCTGCTGCTTCATTTTTATAGAATTTCCTGTACTGTTATAGTGTTGTCATTCATTAACTTTTAGAGCCTTTGTGTGTTCTAGAGTCATGAACTTGCATTTACATTATACTGTCACTTTGACAAGGTTCTCTTTTTGGTTTTCAGCCAACTTGATAATAATAACTTCAGTGGGAATACCATTCCAGACTCATATGTCAACATGACTGAACTCCGTAAACTGTAAGTGCATCAGTAGTCATATTGCAATACAATTTTATATACCCAATGATAATTTCTATTAAGTGGTTGCCTGATTTGTGGAATCCACGCTCAGGTTTTATGTTATTAGGGACCTTGGCTGGTTTTTAGTTGGTTTGCCTTGAAATAGGaaatcagaaaaaaagaaaaaaaatccaagccAATTCGTGTTGGAAGTTTACTAATACAATATTTACCATTGAGATTTAAACCTAGTCACTCAATTGAGAATAGAGAATTACCAACTCTCCATGTTGGGTGCCCCCATGGTGAGTTATAAATAGGACAACCCAGTTGTCAATGTATCAGGACCAGCAACATTTACTTGCATGTTTGTAATAAGTTCAGAATCATCTTTGGCATAGAAATTCTGGTTTTACTAATTTAATTTCTCCTTACTCCCAGAAATTTGCATATGTAGCTTGATTAATGATATACTGTATTCTTCTGTAAGTTATATAGGATAGTTAGTACATataatggcaacatcatctcaCCATTTCGTGAATGCATTTGTCAATATCATTCATCAAAAGGCATATATGGTTTATCTAGTTTTATAAGTCTTTTGATTGTAGATTAGTAATTTAATCTGAGTGCCTTATCCCAATATGGACGTGTTTAAGTTGATAATTTTTTGCTAATGTAACATTTTCAGGTGCGTGAAGTTATTGTTTGAGCTGCTTCACTAATTAATCCCTAGCATTTGATGGTGTTGACagagttaaatattttattagaatgAGGTTATCTGaaatatggagttgcttgaccCATTTTGTGTTTCTGAAACAAGGAAGAGAGGAAAGAAAATCTTCCAAGCTACTTTATTCATTCCTGTCATAGGCTATTTATACAACTCAAGGAGTCATACCCAAATCGTATGATTTGGTATAACCCCATAAGTAGCAACAGCTCCTAAAATAAAGAGACACTATTCTATTAATCAGGAAACATCCTAGAAAAGAGCAGTAATATctaaaccaaatcaaagaaatccGAAGGAGCTTGTTCATTAGATTTTCTACACATCAAAAAATTTTCTCCACATATGGTCAAGTAGAAAGGAAACAGATGATTGAGCTTGATTAACCCATTTAAGATTCCGTATCagcatatttttcaattgtatTTATGCTTTTTATAGTGTTAGATACAAATTAGACACCGTTATCTAGGCAACGCAAAACCTTAAACTGATAGGATGATGTAGGACTAGTAGTTACTCTAATATATAAATCATGAAATATCAGCTGATATCCAGTAATatactcacacacacacaaacctTGGTggttcatcaaaataaatgtttatgaTTACTTGCATGCtaacttctctttttctttcctgcCATTGTGCTAATGTGAAGAATGCTATTACTTTTTGCGAACTTTTTCATGGGTATTTTCAAGTTCACAAGCTGTCATTTGAGTATGTTCATTTCTGTATGCCTTCTGATAAGAACTTCCAGctatttatcttttaatcttTAATATCTTTCTTTGATTAAAATGTGCTGCAATTGATGGATTTGATTCCTTTTAAAGGTGCACATGACTAGACCTAGGAATCAAGTCTTTTCAGATCAATCACATTATTTATAAAGTTGCTTAATTAATCTCCTTTTGGCATTAACAGGAGGCTTAGGAACTGCAGCTTGCAGGGAAGAATGCCTGATTTGAGCATGATTCCTCAACTCACCTACATGTAAGCTTTTGGATTCTGCTTTTATAtggcaaaagatggaaaaaaaaatcttttctttagTTCTATTGCCTTATCTGATCTTGCAAAATAATTGATGCTATCCAATTTCAGAGATCTCAGCTGGAATCAGTTAGAGGGATCTATACCAGCTAATAAGCTTTCTGATAATATGACTACGATGTATGTGAGAATCCTTTACTGAGACTTTAAAGCAACCCTATAAATTGCCTCTTGAATTATCTAAATCCTTAGagataatagttttttattaataattgggATGGTTACACATGATTCATCTATAtatctcatgttttcttatttGCAGTGATCTATCGAACAATTTTCTTGGTGGGTCAATCCCTTCCAACCTCACAAGTCTTCCCAGTCTCCAGAGATTGTAGGCATATCTTACACTCATCTTCCCTTTCAATTTGAAATCATGAagtgctttttttgtttttttttttactttaataccTTAACCAAAACATAATTTTGTGTCTGATTTCTTTATTGTAATTTTGATTGTGGAGGAATTGTTGTTGTGAATTTTGACTTATCCTCTAAAATAAGACAATATCATTGATTTCTTTGACAAGACTTACAAGGGCGAAGGAGATTGAGTGAACCATGGTTTATGCCAGGCAATGTTATACCTTTCCTTTATTGCAGGTCTCTTGAGAACAATATACTATCTGGTCCAGTTCCGGCTTTTATCTGGCGGAACACATCATTAAGTGGAAACAAAACTCTTATCTTGTATGACCTTCTGACTGCAAAATGCCAATTTATGAATTTCCTCCACTGTTATTGCTAATGATATATTCTGCGTTTGCATTGTCAGGAATTTCCAGAATAATTCTCTGACAGAATTTTCAGATGTTCTCAACCTTCCAGCTAATGTTACAGTCTTGTATGCATTCTTTCCTTGAAACGCTACTGCAACATAAATTGAGTTAGATCATACATTGTATGGTTAATCTTGGAAAAGCTTTTTAGCAAACATATTATCTTTATTGCATGAAGATGTGTAtatagaaagtttttttttcctaacaaTTACACTTCATATTCacataaaattattacaattaaagAAGTGGTGAAGAAGCTGTTAAATCTTTTCAATACAGTGAGGAattgaatatttatattttatttcaaaaacacTTGGATTGTGATATGATCCTGTGCAATTCTACTTAGCAAGAAGGCTTTAGAATGGAAACTACCTTCTGAAACACTTAATTGGTAGCTTACCATTCTTCCAGTATACATATATTTCTTTTCAAGTTGTAATCAGGTCCTGTTTCATGTGCTTAAACATTGGGTTCAGGTTATTTGGGAACAAGATCTGTGCGAATGGAAGCCAAGCCAGCAAGTTCAAGCTTTGTCAGCCTCAGATCATACCACTAGAGTTTGGAAACTCAACAAACTCTGATGAATATCGTGATTCTTGTCCCACAAATTTAGGCAATGAATATAACCAATCATCTCCTATTCTAGGTTCTTGTGTTTTCCCAGTTGGAGTTGGATTTCGGTTGAAAAGTCCAGGATTTTCTTACTTTCATACATATGAGGATGATTTCAAGTTATCTTTACCCTTTAGGGCTTATCAGTTACACATTGATTCATATGCTTGGGAAGAAGGTCCAAGGCTAAGAATGTCCCTCAAGATATATCCAAACAATTCCAAGCCATTTAATGATATGGAAATTCAAGGAATTGAAGAAAAATTCCGCATGTGGCAGATTACGCTTCCAAGTATTTTTGGTCCATATGAACTTCTCAGCCTCAGATCTCCTGTGCAAGGTATGTCTTAACCTTGATCATTCATTacagaaaaaaatgagaatcacaaattatatattgatagGAAATCTTGGCTAATTGGAGAGAAATGTGGCTATATCAAAAGCTTTCAACAAATTGAGAATTAATAGCAAAGTATGCTGCAACTTATGTGATGAATAGAGCTTTAGATCAAATTTAGAAGTTTTACTTTGAGATAGttgattgaatttttcaaaattttcctaTTAAAACAAACAACGGCAGAGGATTCATGACATTTTTTCTGTATGAACATTTTATGCTTctaataaagtttttattgttATCTGCCATAATCTTGGTTAAAGTATAACATCCTATCTTTCTCGGGCAATTCAGAGATCATTCTAGAGCTAGTATTTGTATAAACTTAATCCTAAATAAAGAAATTTTGTTCCTTACCTTCCTGTTGGAGATGGTCAACACCCTATATTGTTTTTGGACACTGTCATGGCTGGTGagtgtttctttgtttttaagcTGACAATGggattatgaaaatttaaatgacCAGCATAGGGATTGGGCCCTGCCTGCTTTATTTATCCTTATTTGTATCTTGACCAGCCaaattgaagaataaccaaTCAGGAATTTCTCCtggtttttgtaaaaaattcttaaataattaaacattctACTTGTGCAGAATGGCTTATTCACTATTTTATGAGATAGGTAATGCTTCCTTCTAGAACAGTATTTAGTTGTTGAGTATATGAAAATGGGAATTGGGGTTTTAATTTTCTCCTTATAGTTACCAAACGGATATGACtacaatataataattatttttgtttgaactTTCATTTGCCTTAATTTTACTTGCATTTGGCATGAGGCTTGACAGTAATTAATGGAGTGtctttattctttattcatACCCATCATATAAATCCTTAAATAGgggtaattattaaaaaaattaccagcCTGTAATTTTCCAAAGCTCAGATCTGATTGTGCTGCATGCATGCTGCAAGGTGAGTTGAAATTGTGAGAAGTTCATAGTTTCTTATACATTACAAAATTgtcaaatttgaaaatattataaaatttcttgttttgtggtttttttaagaTTGGATTGTGATTGTGATTGTGATTGCTAGAAGTAGAAATTTTCGATGTTGGGGCTTTATCATCCAAGATGATGGGGAATTTGTGGAAGACATCACAAATAGGATTAAAGCAATGTGGGTAAAATGGAGGATAGCCTTTGGAGTTTTATGTGATCGTAAAATACCTCTTGGATTGATAGGTAAAGTTTATAAAATGGTTATTAGGCTAGTTATGATGTACGGGTTAGATTGTTGTTCGGTTAAGAAACTACATACTCCAAGGATGAATGTGGCGAATTTTGAGATGGGTGTCCGACATTATTAGGAAAGACCTATGAAAGAATAAATTTATCCGAAATAGATTAGGAGTTTCACCTATTAGTGACAAGTAAAAGAGAGAATCGTTTAAGATGGTATGGACATGCCCTGAGATGACTAGTAGGTGTCCCCTTAACGATGTTGTAGGCCCTTCAATTAGAGGGTCATAAAAGAGGTAAAGGTAGACCTAAGAAGTGTTTAGTAGAAATTTTACATAATGATATGTCTATTCTTGGTTTATCTAGTTCTATGGCTTTTTGAGAGAATAACGTGGAAGGGGAAGCTTCATGTTCCTAGTAGGCTAGtagcctaccccaaatagttgggactaacaacttttgttgtttttggtttgtgattgtGATTGGGCTGCATGCCTGCTTGAAAATGAGTTTAATCATGAGAAGTTCATCGTCTCTTATACATTACAAAATTGTTAGTTCTGAAAATAGTATAACATTTTCAGACTTACAGTTAGAATACTGCTAAATAGGcactttttgtttcattttcggTGCAGATAGTCCAACGGCAAATAGGGTAACCAAGCTGGCAGCAGCAGGCATTGTATTAGGAGCAGTCACAGGTGCCATTGTTATGTCTGTAGTTATTACAGTCTTTATCATGAGAAAGCTCTCTAGGAATCAGGTTTCTAAAAGGCACTCAGGTAAGCATTTTTGCTATGTTAAATTTCTTTCTCAAGTCACTATTACTGTGAGAGATGCATTGTGTATTACACCAAATCTATTATCTGGTTTTATCTATGAGCAAATAATTCTGTTCTGTTATTTCAAAGAAAGCTAGCAACTTTACAATTGGATACTTATAATGCATGTTACTCTGcctctttctttctatttagctcattttatcatattaagTTCTACATGATACAAGGTTGTCTTCAACTCATGTCCATCAAAATTTATGCCAATTGATATATCTTTAATTTGTCTGCCATAATAATCAATCAAAGTAAGGATGGAGAAAATCCTGTTAAATATActgttttctttattaattttcatcttTTAGTATTGAAATTGATGTATAACCATaatatttgtattgatttatgtttcatttcttctctttcttcttatgAAAGTCACCTTACTCGTCAAACAATTCACAAGAGTTGGTAAGATGCACTGCAAGTGGAAGATCAGCAACTTTCTCTATATTGCAGTTGTTTTCGTTTTGCATAGTTATGCATTTAACTATTCTCACTGTTATATTCCCAATAAATGCCAATGTATGTCTCATCCCCACCTTGAAGGGCATTTTCTTGTTTAAAGATGTTATGCAGCGAATTTATCCAAATCAATTTTTGTTTCTCCAAttatatttatgaaataattgtttgtGACTTAAACTTTTCCTGTGCAGGTCAAACAAGCCCAATCAAAATTGATGGTGTAAAATGGTTTTCatttgaagaaatggcattggctaCAAATAATTTTAGCAGTTCTAACCAAATAGGTGAAGGAGGCTATGGGCAAGTCTATAAAGGCATTTTAGTGGATGGAACACACGCAGCCATAAAGCGCGCAAGACAAGGATCTTTGCAAGGTTCAAAAGAATTCCTTACAGAAATAATGTTATTGTCAAGACTGCATCATCGTAACTTAGTTACTTTGATTGGATATTGTGATGAAGAATGTGAACAGGTATGCCATCCTAACTAGATAATacattcctatgagctatactTTAAGTATTTTTGTTGTATGCATCATTTTAGGTTTGTCCTATTGCCTCATTATATAAATCTAAGTCATGTGGTAGTGCCTTTTTAGAGCTGTTTATACTGCTACATCTACTTGACTCAATggttttaattttgagaaatcTTGCTGAATTTTTCGCATATCAATGATGTCATTTAGCATTCTAATACTTGACATTTGTTAGGATGAATTATTTGCATTTGAGTGTTGTATCTAATTGCAAATATATTCTTGAGTACAACTTATTCCAAATATTTgacatttatgaaaaaaatgtgcttgtaaattttatattcttGGAAATTTTTATGTTAATGAATGGTTTTTCAAAggattaaaatcatttttagcCCCCTTTTTGTTTTACTCATTTTCTTACTTTCATCCTCGAGGTCAACATGTCTCCCACGTGGCATACGCACCTAAATACAttaagctttttttttgttacttcaTGTTATGATCATGGCCCGAGCTGTCATGGCATGCTTTGTTGATCTTAGTTGCAACATCAACATTCTGtggaattcaaatttttttaaacttgtgttgttctttattttttatttattttta from Dioscorea cayenensis subsp. rotundata cultivar TDr96_F1 chromosome 9, TDr96_F1_v2_PseudoChromosome.rev07_lg8_w22 25.fasta, whole genome shotgun sequence includes these protein-coding regions:
- the LOC120268335 gene encoding probable LRR receptor-like serine/threonine-protein kinase At1g06840 isoform X1, which produces MAGVNPMLAGVLAISCCYSLYLAVAQTTDPTEVNALRAIRNSLVDPMGNLHTWNSGDPCTSYWVGIVCNSSANDHYLHVQELFLLNLNLSGYLAHELGLLSHLKILDVMWNNISGSIPKEIGNITSLELLLLSGNQLSGSLPAELGYLSNLKRMQIDQNHISASIPESFASLNRVVHLHMNNNSLSGQIPQELSRLKCLLHLLLDNNNLSGFLPSELSKLPILQILQLDNNNFSGNTIPDSYVNMTELRKLRLRNCSLQGRMPDLSMIPQLTYIDLSWNQLEGSIPANKLSDNMTTIDLSNNFLGGSIPSNLTSLPSLQRLSLENNILSGPVPAFIWRNTSLSGNKTLILNFQNNSLTEFSDVLNLPANVTVLLFGNKICANGSQASKFKLCQPQIIPLEFGNSTNSDEYRDSCPTNLGNEYNQSSPILGSCVFPVGVGFRLKSPGFSYFHTYEDDFKLSLPFRAYQLHIDSYAWEEGPRLRMSLKIYPNNSKPFNDMEIQGIEEKFRMWQITLPSIFGPYELLSLRSPVQDSPTANRVTKLAAAGIVLGAVTGAIVMSVVITVFIMRKLSRNQVSKRHSGQTSPIKIDGVKWFSFEEMALATNNFSSSNQIGEGGYGQVYKGILVDGTHAAIKRARQGSLQGSKEFLTEIMLLSRLHHRNLVTLIGYCDEECEQMLIYEFMPNGTLRDHLSAGSKAAMNFSRRLQIAAGSARGILYLHTEANPPIFHRDIKTSNILLDSKFAAKVADFGLSKLAPIPDAEGTAPDDVLTAVKGTPGYLDPEYFRTNILSDTSDVYSLGVVFLELVTGMLPISNGKNIVREVNHACQSGKMFSMIDSRMDSYSMECVKKFMSLARKCCRDEMKMRPSMSEVVRELEVIWEMNSESDTDTNTDTTTSHSFSLNSVLHDPVTTSSFHITTKPYIRFDDNSGETPTSLNPVRCLPIRR
- the LOC120268335 gene encoding probable LRR receptor-like serine/threonine-protein kinase At1g06840 isoform X3 → MAGVNPMLAGVLAISCCYSLYLAVAQTTDPTEVNALRAIRNSLVDPMGNLHTWNSGDPCTSYWVGIVCNSSANDHYLHVQELFLLNLNLSGYLAHELGLLSHLKILDVMWNNISGSIPKEIGNITSLELLLLSGNQLSGSLPAELGYLSNLKRMQIDQNHISASIPESFASLNRVVHLHMNNNSLSGQIPQELSRLKCLLHLLLDNNNLSGFLPSELSKLPILQILQLDNNNFSGNTIPDSYVNMTELRKLRLRNCSLQGRMPDLSMIPQLTYIDLSWNQLEGSIPANKLSDNMTTIDLSNNFLGGSIPSNLTSLPSLQRLSLENNILSGPVPAFIWRNTSLSGNKTLILNFQNNSLTEFSDVLNLPANVTVLLFGNKICANGSQASKFKLCQPQIIPLEFGNSTNSDEYRDSCPTNLGNEYNQSSPILGSCVFPVGVGFRLKSPGFSYFHTYEDDFKLSLPFRAYQLHIDSYAWEEGPRLRMSLKIYPNNSKPFNDMEIQGIEEKFRMWQITLPSIFGPYELLSLRSPVQDSPTANRVTKLAAAGIVLGAVTGAIVMSVVITVFIMRKLSRNQVSKRHSGQTSPIKIDGVKWFSFEEMALATNNFSSSNQIGEGGYGQVYKGILVDGTHAAIKRARQGSLQGSKEFLTEIMLLSRLHHRNLVTLIGYCDEECEQMLIYEFMPNGTLRDHLSGQGLGEDDWIC
- the LOC120268335 gene encoding probable LRR receptor-like serine/threonine-protein kinase At1g06840 isoform X2, whose protein sequence is MWNNISGSIPKEIGNITSLELLLLSGNQLSGSLPAELGYLSNLKRMQIDQNHISASIPESFASLNRVVHLHMNNNSLSGQIPQELSRLKCLLHLLLDNNNLSGFLPSELSKLPILQILQLDNNNFSGNTIPDSYVNMTELRKLRLRNCSLQGRMPDLSMIPQLTYIDLSWNQLEGSIPANKLSDNMTTIDLSNNFLGGSIPSNLTSLPSLQRLSLENNILSGPVPAFIWRNTSLSGNKTLILNFQNNSLTEFSDVLNLPANVTVLLFGNKICANGSQASKFKLCQPQIIPLEFGNSTNSDEYRDSCPTNLGNEYNQSSPILGSCVFPVGVGFRLKSPGFSYFHTYEDDFKLSLPFRAYQLHIDSYAWEEGPRLRMSLKIYPNNSKPFNDMEIQGIEEKFRMWQITLPSIFGPYELLSLRSPVQDSPTANRVTKLAAAGIVLGAVTGAIVMSVVITVFIMRKLSRNQVSKRHSGQTSPIKIDGVKWFSFEEMALATNNFSSSNQIGEGGYGQVYKGILVDGTHAAIKRARQGSLQGSKEFLTEIMLLSRLHHRNLVTLIGYCDEECEQMLIYEFMPNGTLRDHLSAGSKAAMNFSRRLQIAAGSARGILYLHTEANPPIFHRDIKTSNILLDSKFAAKVADFGLSKLAPIPDAEGTAPDDVLTAVKGTPGYLDPEYFRTNILSDTSDVYSLGVVFLELVTGMLPISNGKNIVREVNHACQSGKMFSMIDSRMDSYSMECVKKFMSLARKCCRDEMKMRPSMSEVVRELEVIWEMNSESDTDTNTDTTTSHSFSLNSVLHDPVTTSSFHITTKPYIRFDDNSGETPTSLNPVRCLPIRR